Below is a window of Planococcus rifietoensis DNA.
TACACAACTATTGTTCCACTAGTTAAAACTTTACCCACAGTCTCAGATGCTTTAATTAATGGATTGAGATCTGGCTGGTTATGTTCATTGATTGGTGTAGGCACCGCCACAATTATAAAATCTGTTTTACTTAAGCTAGAAGGGTTTGATGTGAATTCAATATTGACATTCTTTAATTCTTCATCAGTTACTTCATTAGTATAGTCTGTACCACTTTTTAAAGTTGAAATTCGATTTGAATTAATATCAAATCCTATAATTTGATGTTTTTCACCAAAAGCAACTGCTACTGGTAAACCAACATAACCTAAACCTACGACTCCAATTTTTCTATTCATTACAATTTCACTCCATAATATTTGATGTACCAATCAACAAATTTTCCCACACCATGTTTAATATTTGTTTTTGGCTGAAAATCAATTTCTGTAAATAAATCTTCTACATTTGCATATGTAGCTGGAACATCTCCCGCTTGAAGTGGCATAAAGTTCTTAATTGCTTTTTTACCAGTTTTTTCTTCAATAGCTTCGATAAAATCCATTAATCTTACTGGATTGTTGTTTCCTATATTATATATTCTATACGGCGCATAGCTAGTTCCAGGATTTGGATTTTTACCTGTCCATTTAGGATTTGGCTTTGCTGGTTTTTTTATCAACCTTGATATTGCTTCAACAATATCATCGACGTAAGTAAAATCTCTCATCATTTCTCCATTATTAAAAACGTTTATTGGTCTTTCTTCAATGATATTTTTTGTAAACATAAATAAGGCCATATCAGGGCGTCCCCAAGGCCCATATACCGTAAAAAATCGCAAACCAGTCGTAGGAAGATTATATAAACTACTGTATGTATGGGCCATTAACTCATTAGCTTTCTTAGTTGCTGCGTATAAACTCAA
It encodes the following:
- a CDS encoding NAD-dependent epimerase — protein: MKILITGAAGFIGSTLSKKLLELKYEVVGIDNLNDYYSVSLKEARLKLLSCDDFNFYKTNLENKKEINDIFLKENPEVVVNLAAQAGVRYSLENPSAYIDSNIVGFMNVLEASRHSNVKHLIYASSSSVYGANETLPFNVDDNVDHPLSLYAATKKANELMAHTYSSLYNLPTTGLRFFTVYGPWGRPDMALFMFTKNIIEERPINVFNNGEMMRDFTYVDDIVEAISRLIKKPAKPNPKWTGKNPNPGTSYAPYRIYNIGNNNPVRLMDFIEAIEEKTGKKAIKNFMPLQAGDVPATYANVEDLFTEIDFQPKTNIKHGVGKFVDWYIKYYGVKL